The Ornithinimicrobium faecis genome includes a window with the following:
- a CDS encoding OsmC family peroxiredoxin: MPNPVVSKASTTWTGDLFTGKGNTSLDSSGAATFPVEWNARAEGSDTTTTPEELLAAAHATCYSMAFSNELKKNDTPPTEVRTTAEVTFVAGTGITGIALTMSATVEGIDDATFQKIADGAKEGCPISQALKAVDITLDATLA, from the coding sequence CCGTTGTCAGCAAGGCCAGCACCACCTGGACCGGCGACCTCTTCACCGGCAAGGGCAACACGTCCCTGGACAGCTCCGGTGCCGCGACCTTCCCCGTGGAGTGGAACGCTCGCGCCGAGGGATCTGACACCACGACCACGCCCGAGGAGTTGCTCGCGGCGGCGCACGCCACCTGCTATTCGATGGCCTTCTCCAACGAGCTCAAGAAGAACGACACCCCGCCCACCGAGGTCCGCACCACGGCTGAGGTCACCTTCGTCGCCGGCACCGGGATCACCGGCATCGCCCTGACGATGAGCGCCACGGTTGAGGGCATCGATGACGCGACCTTCCAGAAGATCGCGGACGGCGCCAAGGAGGGCTGCCCGATCAGCCAGGCGCTCAAGGCTGTCGACATCACCCTGGACGCCACCCTGGCCTGA